A DNA window from Pseudorasbora parva isolate DD20220531a chromosome 5, ASM2467924v1, whole genome shotgun sequence contains the following coding sequences:
- the calcrla gene encoding calcitonin gene-related peptide type 1 receptor: MTASDWTICLFLLGSVSEFIVLASPEVNESQQQNPQNVYHDMSVTRNKIVTAQFECYQKIMKDNNQDRRAGPVCNRTWDGWLCWEDTEAGITSEQHCPDYFQDFDPTEMVSKICTESGQWFLHPVSNRTWTNFTRCNLHTTEGRRTAMNLFYLALIGHGLSLTSLFISLGIFLHFKSLSCQRITLHKNLFFSFVLNSIITIIWLTAVANNQELVQQNPISCKVSQFIHLYIFGCNYFWMLCEGIYLHTLIVVAVFAEKQHLMWYYLLGWGFPLIPATIHAVARSYYYNDNCWISSNTSLLYIIHGPICAALLVNLFFLLNIVRVLITKLKVTHHAESSLYMKAVRATLILVPLLGIQYVLLPYKPGGHVSAEIYDYIMHILMHYQGLLVATIFCFFNGEVQAVLRRHWNQYRIQFGSTITQSDALRSASYTASSITEVQGCYSIDGHTEHLNGKNCNDIDNTIFKPENPFA; the protein is encoded by the exons ATGACAGCTAGCGACTGGACGATTTGTCTGTTTCTGCTGGGATCTGTCTCTGAG TTCATTGTTCTAGCCAGTCCTGAGGTGAACGAAAGCCAGCAACAAAATCCTCAAAATGTGTACCATGACATGAGTGTGACCAGAAACAAGATTGTGACTGCACAGTTTGAGTGCTATCAGAAGATCATGAAGGACAACAATCAAGACAGAAGAG CTGGCCCGGTGTGCAACAGGACCTGGGATGGATGGTTGTGTTGGGAAGATACAGAAGCTGGCATCACCTCCGAGCAACACTGCCCTGACTATTTCCAGGACTTTGACCCAACAG AAATGGTCTCCAAAATATGCACAGAAAGTGGGCAGTGGTTCTTGCATCCTGTGAGTAACCGCACATGGACAAATTTCACCAGATGTAATTTGCACACTACTGAAGGACGAAGG ACCGCAATGAACTTGTTCTACTTGGCTTTAATTGGTCATGGGCTCTCTTTAACATCTTTGTTCATCTCACTAGGGATATTCTTACATTTCAA GAGTTTGAGCTGCCAGAGAATTACCTTGCACAAAAACCTTTTCTTTTCCTTCGTATTAAACTCCATCATCACTATCATTTGGTTAACAGCAGTGGCAAACAACCAGGAATTGGTTCAGCAAAACCCA ATCAGTTGCAAAGTATCACAATTTATCCATCTGTACATCTTTGGATGCAACTACTTCTGGATGCTTTGTGAAGGGATCTACTTGCACACACTCATTGTTGTGGCAGTGTTTGCTGAAAAACAGCATTTAATGTGGTACTACCTTCTTGGATGGG GTTTCCCACTTATACCTGCTACAATACATGCTGTAGCCAGAAGTTATTATTACAATGACAA TTGTTGGATCAGCTCAAATACTTCTCTGCTATACATTATTCATGGCCCTATCTGTGCAGCGCTGCTG GTGAACTTGTTCTTTCTGCTAAACATTGTACGAGTCCTCATCACCAAACTGAAAGTAACGCACCATGCAGAGTCTAGTCTGTATATGAAAGCTGTCCGTGCCACCCTCATTCTGGTTCCTCTCCTGGGCATCCAGTATGTTCTCCTCCCATATAAACCTGGGGGGCATGTTTCTGCTGAAATCTACGACTACATCATGCATATCTTAATGCATTATCAG GGACTGTTGGTGGCCACAATCTTCTGCTTTTTCAACGGAGAG GTCCAGGCGGTTTTAAGAAGGCACTGGAATCAGTACCGCATACAGTTTGGAAGCACCATCACACAGTCTGACGCTCTGAGGTCTGCGTCGTACACTGCGTCCTCCATCACAGAGGTCCAGGGCTGTTACAGCATCGATGGCCACACAGAACACTTGAATGGCAAAAACTGCAATGACATTGACAACACCATCTTTAAACCGGAGAATCCCTTCGCTTGA